In a single window of the Biomphalaria glabrata chromosome 13, xgBioGlab47.1, whole genome shotgun sequence genome:
- the LOC106064585 gene encoding transmembrane emp24 domain-containing protein 7-like, whose amino-acid sequence MIMKAIKKTDFLLLQLMVILCHVLLLNGERILGEENAEFDFDGLPGAHHEFKVYIPGSTEDCFFQPVAKGAKMHVNFEVLKGGSDNKVDFYIRDWEWRVIHHISYQSNGVYSLDDAPAGTYAICIDNAFNRFGHKLVYVFIVTFVMQEWVQFQQELGEVNILTANFSTSLQSVQESVSAVTEFQSSARFNVIRDYYLLNDINKYVQMWSVAQCVLIVVASLTQVFSLRRLFKTSAVTPTTSKPRA is encoded by the exons atgatcaTGAAGGCAATAAAGAAAACAGATTTCTTACTGCTGCAACTGATGGTAATTTTGTGCCACGTACTCTTGTTAAATGGCGAGAGAATATTGGGAGAAGAAAATGCAGAGTTTGATTTCGATGGCCTCCCTGGAGCTCATCATGAGTTTAAAGTATACATACCAGGAAGTACAGAGGACTGTTTCTTTCAACCAGTGGCGAAGGGGGCTAAAATGCACGTAAACTTTGAG GTCCTGAAAGGAGGGTCTGATAACAAAGTTGATTTTTACATCAGAGATTGGGAATGGAGAGTTATACATCATATTTCCTACCAAAGTAATGGAGTCTACAGTCTGGATGATGCACCAGCTG GTACTTATGCTATCTGTATTGACAATGCCTTCAATAGATTTGGCCATAAGCTTGTATACGTCTTCATCGTGACCTTTGTTATGCAAGAGTGGGTTCAGTTCCAGCAAGAACTAGGGGAGGTGAACATATTAACTGCCAACTTTTCT ACCTCTCTACAAAGTGTACAAGAATCAGTTTCAGCCGTGACTGAGTTTCAATCTTCTGCCAG gttCAATGTAATAAGAGATTACTACTTATTAAATGACATCAACAAATATGTTCAGATGTGGTCTGTGGCCCAGTGTGTGCTCATTGTTGTAGCATCTCTTACACAG